From the Astyanax mexicanus isolate ESR-SI-001 chromosome 9, AstMex3_surface, whole genome shotgun sequence genome, one window contains:
- the LOC111194732 gene encoding uncharacterized protein LOC111194732, producing MNVQVSQYFCPLVLCLLRWCCVFCCVVIGVMERSVLWGSSPHRCLLAFTSALLLCEIVIGRLCNSLINMVDSFHTLYILIHLTLLPLEKLTGVTVTSDPTTSTDPSQSEPQDPTTTTADGPTVTDSKPVPSSETTQPGHMTSGTVVSKADQYSLWRAQPFGAVLSALLLISLCISISLQVISSTLQALTIKRPLLATVIGAASLMFNSAILIWRGGRKMDVGVGARLSKDLIETQNENVAISNDTAKPHSQLRWRNSSRLKMSSDPDHSAPEDRLHNGVLMFCNPAVPSVLNPDQNSAHREDFSSSLSCTDLPSAPTTDSLQQSNHAQNSISHDAGDQQTLQLTETQNEEGNCTACIGQTGRSELVNCRPKRQQRRTCVKGTITVIRGLLSSVLVLANGLIFLLAGAGCLQPRSDCRYLRYLDPAFSVVTVLVLIGTTLPEFCRHALVLLQATPSHLRMEELTASIGQVPGVLAVHELHVWQLSGMHLVGSVHVHCPSGLRAVECSELLVTVTEVLNRFGVMDCTVQPEFITDPSDDPHCTGTGTEMRAGSGAGSVVPDTVDAAVQAHCSLQCGKECAKKMCCSPAQVRPCSRALSTADMLVKQQDIVLENPYL from the exons atgaatgttcaggtgtcccaatacttttgtcctctTGTACTGTGTTTGTTAAGGTGGTGTtgtgtgttttgctgtgttgTTATAGGTGTAATGGAAAGGTCAGTGTTATGGGGCAGCTCTCCTCACAGGTGCCTGTTGGCGTTCACCTCCGCCCTCCTGCTGTGCGAGATTGTGATTGGACGGCTCTGCAACTCCCTCATTAACATGGTGGACAGTTTCCACACCCTCTACATCCTCATCCACCTAACCCTGCTGCCCCTGGAGAAGCTGACTGGAGTTACTGTGACCTCTGACCCCACCACATCCACGGAccccagccaatcagagccacAGGATCCCACCACTACCACCGCTGATGGGCCCACAGTAACTGACTCAAAACCAGTGCCATCTTCAGAGACCACCCAGCCAGGTCACATGACCTCTGGAACTGTTGTCTCTAAAGCGGATCAGTACAGTTTGTGGCGCGCTCAGCCTTTTGGGGCGGTACTCTCAGCTCTGCTGCtgatctctctgtgtatctccaTCAGTCTCCAAGTCATCAGCAGTACTCTACAGGCCCTTACAATAAAGCGTCCTCTGCTGGCCACTGTGATCGGTGCAGCCAGTCTGATGTTCAACTCGGCCATACTGATTTGGAGAGGAGGCCGAAAAATGGATGTAGGAGTTGGTGCTAGGCTTAGCAAGGACCTGATTGAGACCCAAAATGAGAACGTTGCTATATCAAATGATACAG CTAAACCTCATAGTCAGCTTAGATGGAGGAATTCCAGCAGGTTAAAGATGTCAAGTGATCCTGATCATTCTGCTCCAGAAGATCGTCTTCATAATGGCGTTCTGATGTTCTGCAACCCTGCAGTACCCAGTGTGCTGAACCCGGACCAGAACTCAGCACACAGAGAAGacttctcatcctctctctcatGCACTGATCTTCCATCAGCCCCCACCACTGACTCTCTCCAACAGTCAAACCATGCACAGAACTCCATCTCCCATGATGCTGGTGACCAGCAGACCCTCCAGCTAACTGAGACGCAGAATGAAGAGGGTAATTGCACGGCCTGTATCGGCCAAACTG gcagGAGTGAGCTGGTGAACTGCAGGCCTAAAAGGCAGCAGAGGAGAACCTGCGTAAAGGGCACCATCACTGTGATCCGTGGCCTGCTGAGTTCTGTTCTGGTTCTGGCCAATGGCCTAATCTTTCTGCTGGCCGGTGCCGGCTGCCTGCAGCCTCGGTCAGACTGTCGTTACCTCCGGTACCTGGACCCAGCGTTCTCTGTGGTTACAGTACTGGTGCTGATCGGCACCACCCTGCCGGAGTTCTGCCGCCACGCTCTGGTGCTGCTCCAGGCCACTCCATCACACCTGCGCATGGAGGAGCTGACGGCCAGTATCGGGCAGGTGCCAGGTGTGTTGGCAGTTCATGAACTGCACGTGTGGCAGCTGTCGGGGATGCACCTCGTGGGGTCGGTGCACGTTCACTGCCCGTCTGGTCTGAGGGCTGTAGAGTGCTCTGAGCTCCTGGTGACCGTCACAGAGGTACTGAACCGGTTCGGTGTAATGGACTGCACCGTCCAACCAGAATTCATCACTGATCCCAGTGACGATCCTCACTGTACTGGTACTGGGACTGAAATGAGGGCGGGGTCAGGGGCGGGGTCAGTGGTGCCAGACACCGTGGACGCTGCAGTGCAGGCACACTGTAGCCTGCAGTGTGGAAAGGAGTGCGCCAAGAAGATGTGCTGCTCACCTGCACAGGTGCGCCCCTGCTCTAGAGCACTCTCTACTGCAGATATGCTGGTAAAGCAACAGGACATTGTCTTGGAGAACCCATACCTCTAA
- the selenot1b gene encoding thioredoxin reductase-like selenoprotein T1b produces the protein MGSRCLALLFLSVFSLYHATADNGSVKKLKMQYTAGPLLKFQICISUGYKRVFEEYTRVLAQRYPDIRIEGENYLPQPMYRHFASFLSIFKLAVIGLIVVGKDPFVLFGVETPGLWAWGQENKIYACMMVFFLSNMIENQCMSTGAFEISLNDVPVWSKLESGHLPSMQQLVQILENEMKLNAHMDTLPLQRA, from the exons ATGGGCTCCCGGTGTTTAGCGCTGTTGTTTCTCTCGGTGTTTTCTTTATATCACGCTACAGCGGATAACGGCAGCGTTAAGAAGCTGAAGATGCAGTACACCGCCGGACCGCTGCTCAAATTCCAGATCTG CATATCCTGAGGATACAAGCGGGTGTTTGAGGAGTACACTCGGGTTCTTGCCCAGAGGTACCCAGACATCCGCATCGAAGGGGAGAACTACCTGCCTCAGCCCATGTACAG ACACTTTGCTTCCTTCCTGTCCATATTTAAGCTTGCAGTGATTGGTCTCATTGTTGTGGGAAAAGACCCGTTTGTGCTCTTTGGTGTGGAGACCCCTGGACTCTGGGCTTGGGGTCAGGAGAATAAG atatatgCTTGTATGATGGTGTTTTTCCTCAGCAACATGATTGAAAACCAGTGTATGTCCACTGGTGCCTTTGAAATATCACTGAATG ATGTGCCTGTTTGGTCCAAGCTAGAGTCTGGCCACCTTCCCTCCATGCAGCAGCTGGTCCAGATCCTGGAGAATGAGATGAAGCTGAATGCACACATGGACACCCTGCCCCTTCAACGAGCCTAA
- the LOC103027426 gene encoding trypsin-3-like: MKALILLALCAVAYAAPLDGDDDKIVGGYECQKNGVAYQVSLNAGYHFCGGSLISSQWVVSAAHCYKSRIQVRLGEHNINVNEGTEQFLNSAVVVKHPRYNGNNLDNDIMLIKLSQPANLNSYVKTVSLPSSCAAAGTRCLISGWGNTSSSGSNYPDRLRCLDAPILSDSSCRNSYPGQITSNMFCAGFLEGGKDSCQGDSGGPVVCNGQLQGVVSWGYGCAQRNKPGVYTKVCNYNTWIRDTMKSY; this comes from the coding sequence ATGAAGGCTCTCATTCTCCTGGCCCTGTGCGCCGTGGCGTACGCCGCCCCCCTGGATGGTGACGATGACAAGATCGTCGGTGGCTACGAGTGCCAGAAGAACGGTGTGGCCTACCAGGTCTCCCTGAACGCCGGCTACCACTTCTGCGGCGGCTCCCTCATCAGCAGCCAGTGGGTGGTGTCTGCCGCCCATTGCTACAAGTCTCGCATCCAGGTGCGCCTGGGAGAGCACAACATCAACGTCAACGAGGGCACCGAGCAGTTCCTCAACTCCGCTGTGGTGGTCAAGCACCCTCGCTACAACGGCAACAACCTGGACAACGACATCATGCTCATCAAGCTCAGCCAACCCGCCAACCTCAACAGCTACGTCAAGACCGTGTCCCTGCCCAGCAGCTGCGCCGCCGCCGGCACCCGCTGCCTCATCTCCGGCTGGGGCAACaccagcagcagtggcagcaacTACCCCGACCGCCTGAGGTGCCTGGATGCCCCCATCCTGAGTgacagttcctgcagaaactcctACCCCGGTCAGATCACCTCCAACATGTTCTGCGCCGGATTCCTCGAGGGCGGAAAGGACTCCTGCCAGGGCGACTCCGGTGGACCCGTGGTCTGCAACGGACAGCTGCAGGGCGTCGTCTCCTGGGGTTACGGATGTGCCCAGAGGAACAAGCCCGGCGTCTACACCAAAGTCTGCAACTACAACACCTGGATCAGGGACACCATGAAGTCCTATTAA
- the tsen34 gene encoding tRNA-splicing endonuclease subunit Sen34, producing the protein MDCERPAEDHGTRQNGGAGEGGEAAGAESEGDRERSREPRVNISLVGGTPLLWRAGDIRRVREEDGVVGALVGSLARQPRQNVRLGRPLEILQEEASLLLERGRAAVQHTHNQEDEESHVKAVEAYQSRLEHSYEEQCVLALEDKKAVLQRVMNAKQNDHTCDEGTEQAMRERLSSLQKGFTLPRSAMAVQLCTARAGFGHCPEEAAFLAADWPMPRDERSETRFRVYRDLRGRGFYLTAAGKFGGDYLVYPGDPLRFHAHFIALCLSMVEQLPLCDVLAVARLGSNVKKTVLLCSPRDSGVEGEVVYSSLQWSGMV; encoded by the exons ATGGACTGTGAGAGGCCGGCTGAAGATCACGGCACTCGACAGAACGGAGGAGCCGGGGAGGGCGGTGAAGCAGCGGGGGCTGAGAGTGAGGGAGACCGGGAGAGGAGCAGGGAACCCCGTGTGAACATCAGCCTGGTCGGGGGCACTCCTCTACTGTGGAGAGCAGGCGACATCCGGAGAGTCCGGGAGGAGGACGGGGTGGTCGGGGCGCTGGTGGGCTCGCTGGCCAGGCAGCCGAGGCAGAATGTGCGGCTGGGGAGACCGCTGGAGATCCTGCAGGAGGAAGCCAGTCTGCTGCTGGAGAGAGGCAGGGCTgctgtacaacacacacacaaccag GAAGATGAAGAAAGCCATGTGAAGGCTGTTGAGGCATACCAGTCCAGACTGGAGCACAGTtatgaggagcagtgtgttctCGCCCTCGAGGACAAGAAGGCGGTTCTGCAGAGAGTAATGAATGCAAAACAGAACG ATCACACATGTGACGAGGGCACAGAGCAGGCAATGAGAGAGCGGCTCAGCTCCCTGCAGAAAGGCTTCACGTTACCACGCTCCGCCATGGCAGTGCAGCTCTGCACCGCCCGTGCTGGCTTCGGTCACTGTCCCGAAGAAGCTGCTTTCCTGGCTGCTGATTGGCCAATGCCCAGAGATGAGCGGTCTGAGACAAGGTTCAGAGTGTATAGAGAtctgagggggaggggcttctacCTCACAGCAGCAGGGAAGTTTGGTGGAGATTATCTAGTGTATCCAG GTGATCCACTGCGTTTCCATGCGCACTTCATTGCTCTGTGCCTGTCGATGGTTGAACAGTTGCCACTGTGTGATGTTCTGGCTGTGGCTCGGCTCGGTTCTAATGTGAAGAAAACAGTGCTGCTGTGCTCCCCACGGGACAGTGGAGTGGAGGGGGAGGTTGTGTATTCATCTCTGCAGTGGAGTGGAATGGTTTAG
- the bcl7bb gene encoding B-cell CLL/lymphoma 7 protein family member B-B has translation MSGRSVRAETRSRAKDDIKKVMAAIERVRRWEKKWVTVGDTSLRIFKWVPVSETKQIFKMKGSSGAVRERKGFPTDVVLENARSVLLDFQDDNSNQSFLSDAYQSNNKVDSSTNSSPQHVSRAVSPTQTYFRTEDSQPPTLGQETMEEPSMTSSEVTDEPPTLIKEDLLPLSAQEDEDVAVAPPLKRVCTEEKSELGC, from the exons ATGTCGGGACGGTCCGTCCGAGCCGAGACCCGGAGCCGCGCCAAGGATGACATCAAGAAAGTGATGGCGGCGATCGAGCGGGTCCGCAGATG GGAGAAGAAGTGGGTCACTGTGGGGGACACGTCGTTAAGGATCTTCAAGTGGGTTCCTGTAAGTGAGACCAAACAG ATATTTAAAATGAAAGGCTCATCTGGGGCAGTGAGGGAACGGAAAGGCTTCCCGACAGACGTGGTTCTGGAGAATGCTCGCTCAGTCTTACTGGATTTTCAAG ATGACAACAGTAACCAGAGCTTTTTGTCAGATGCCTATCAGTCTAATAATAAAGTGGACAGCAGCACTAACTCTAGTCCGCAGCATGTCAGCAGAGCTGTCAGCCCCACCCAGACCTACTTCCGCACAGAGGACTCCCAACCACCTACACTGGGCCAGGAGACCATGGAGG AGCCTTCAATGACCAGCAGTGAAGTCACAGATGAACCCCCGACTCTGATAAAAGAGGATTTGCTGCCTCTTTCTGCCCAG GAGGATGAGGATGTTGCGGTTGCTCCACCCCTGAAGAGAGTTTGCACTGAGGAAAAGTCTGAGCTGGGCTGTTAA